The DNA window CGTTGGTGAAAGAGCTGCGCAAGCTCGATAAAGAAACGCCGGTCATTATGATCACCGCCGATGATGGCGTGAGTTATTCCAAACCGATGCTTTCGACAGGTTTTACCAAAGGCAAAGATGCCGATGGTCTGGCTCAGGCTGAAACGGCAGCCATGTCGGAACAGCTGAACGTTACGGTGCGCACGTATAGTACCGTGACGGGTATTGATACCGAGAGCCATGAGTTGATCCTGGGTGATGAGCGTTTGAGGTATGGCAAATTGGTGCTGGCTTGGGGCGCGGATGTGGTTCGCTTGGGCATCGAGGGCGATGGCCAGGAGCATATCCATTCCATTAATGATCTGGTTGATTACCGCGCGTTCCGAAACGCTCTGCACGGTGGTAAGCGCGTTGCCATCATGGGGGCGGGTTTGATTGGTTGCGAGTTTGCCAACGATCTGCGTAATGGTGGCTATGAGGTGGATGTGATTGCACCGGATGCCAACGTAATGCCCAGTCTGTTGCCCGAAGCAGCTGCAAAAGCGGTTCAGCATGAACTGACCGAGTTAGGCGCGCGTTTTCATTTGGGGACCGTAGTCGATCGTGTTGATCGCCAAGAGCAAGGCGTAAGCTTAACGCTTGGCAACGGGGTTCAATTGGATGCCGATTTGGTGGTCTCAGCTGTGGGCCTTCGCCCACGAGTTGAATTGGCGAAAGCGGCTGGTTTGAACGTTGGCCGCGGCATCACAGTGAATCGTGCTTTGGAAACCTCGGCTCCAGATGTTTTTGCACTGGGAGACTGCGCAGAAGTAGATGGCCAGGTTTTGTTATACGTTCTTCCTTTAATGGCGAGCGCGCGGGCACTGGCAAAAACTCTGACGGACCAGCGAACGGAAGTGCGCTACGGCACCATGCCTATTATGATCAAAACTCCGTGTTGCCCCACCGCTGTGTGCCCGCCGCCAAAAGGCGCCGAAGGCGAATGGCAGGTCGAGCAAGAGGGCTCCGACGTGAAAGCCGTGTTCAAGGCTGCCTCGGGCGACATCCTCGGGTTTGCTGTGACCGGTCGATTTGCTGTTGAAAAGCAAGCATTGTCGAAACAGGTGCCGCCCATCCACCAAGAATAAGAGAGAGGTGACCGAGGCGCTGGGGTTGGCGTGGAACGATTCTTTTCCCGAATAGCATTGCGTAAAACCGGCGCCTGAGGTAGAAAACTATTCGTAAGCTAAGGAGCTGCGAAAAGCTCTCGAATGACGGGACAGGAGTGGGCATGCTGGAAGTAACCAAGAAACTGGTGGAATTGCTGGATTTATCGCCGATCGGAGATGATCATTTCCAAGGGGACAGTGAAGACCTGGGATTTCCCCATGTTTTTGGCGGACAGGTGTTGGGGCAAGCCTTGATGGCGGCGAGCCGTACCGTTGAAGACCGGCTTTGCCACTCTTTGCATGCTTATTTCCTGCGCCCCGGTAATCACAGGATGCCCATCGACTACGAAGTTCAGAGGGTTCGGGATGGCGGTTCTTTTGCTGTACGTCGGGTTATTGCCCGCCAGGATGGAAAGGAGATTCTGACTGGCTCCATGTCCTTTCAGACGGCTGAAGAGGGGTTGAGTCACCAGTTCGAGGTGCCCGATGCGCCGGCGCCAGAGACGCTACGCTCCGAGCAGGACTTGGGCAAGATGATTGCCGATAAGGTGCCGGAAAAGATCCGCGGCATGCTCTCTCGTGATCGCCCCATTGAAATACGCCCGGTCAACCCGGACAATCCGTTCGACCCTCAGAAACGGCCGCCATATCGGCAGAACTGGTTCCGCACCGCCGGGCCTCTGCCGAACGATCCGGTATTACATCGCTGTCTGCTGACCTATGCCTCGGATTTCAGCTTCCTGGGCACCTCAATGGCCCCTCATGGCCGTTCGTTCATGAACAAGAATATGCAGGTGGCGAGCCTTGACCATTCGATCTGGTTCCACCGGGATTTTCGGATGGATGAGTGGCTGTTGTACGACAAAGACAGCCCGAGCTCGTCAGGCGGCCGTGGCTTCAATCGGGGTAATTTCTACACGCGGGATGGTGTGTTGGTGGCATCAACCACTCAGGAGGCGCTGATCCGCGAGCGACAGGGCTGATCTGCCAGCCACTCGATTACCTCCTCAAATGGCAACGGCCGGTTCAGAAAGTACCCCTGGATCTGGTCGCAGCCCATGTCTGACAGCAAGTTGAGGGTGGCTTCGTCCTCGACCCCTTCGGCCACGACGGTATACCCCAAACTATGACACATGTTGATGGTGGTCTGAACGATCACCCGGTCTTCTTTTCGATCCGATAAGTCTGTGATGAGTGACCGGTCAATCTTGATCTCTTTGGCGGGCAACTGTTTGATGTAAGAGAGTGATGAATAGCCGGAGCCAAAGTCGTCAATCGACAAAGGAATGCCAGCTTGGTTGAGTGAGTTCAGGGCTTTCAGGGAATTCGCCGGATCTTGCATCATCGAGGTTTCGGTGACCTCGAAAATGATCGAGCCAAGATGAGAAGGGCAGTGCTTCATTTGCTGACGGACAAACAGCGCAAAATCCGGCTCTCGCAAATTGTTCGGTGAAATGTTCACAGCGATGCTTACCTGGTTGCCAAGTTCGACAAGCCGTTCTCTCATATTCAGCGCTTCTAATATCACCCAGCGAGTCAGCGGTTTGATCAGGCCGCTCTGCTCGGCGACGGCAATAATTTCATCAGCGAATACGCTTTGCTCTCGGCCACGCCAGCGCAGCAGCGCTTCAAAACCAATGATCTCGCGGGTTTTCAGTGCAAGTTTGGGCTGTAAGTACAACGCCAGCTCATTGTTGTCGATGGCATGGCGTAGTTCGGAGACAAGCGTTAGCCGATCTGCGCTGTAGGAGTCTCGTGATGGCTTGTAGAAAGCCAGGCCGCGCTCGATGGCCCGGCCCGAGCCTTCGGCTATGGCCGCTCTGCGTATGAGGGTGTTAGCGTCGTTGCCATTTTCAGGGTGTACTGCGATGCCAAGGCGGGGCTCAAGCGGCACTTCCATGCCGAGAAATTCGACGGGCCATCGAACCTCGTCCAGGCTTTGGATCAACTTTCGTTGGGTTGCAGCGGTTTGGTCGGCATCAACGATGCAAGCAAAGGTTTGTGGGTCGAAGTGGGCCAGGTAAAAATCGGTGGTGCTACTGGTTTCGATTATTTGTGCACCGGGTACTTCGCGCGCAACAGCATTGAAGTGCTTCGATGCTCTCATCAGGATGGCGTCGGTGTTGCGATGGCCCAAGGTCTTGGTCACTGGGTCTAGATTGTTGAGATGCAGTAAAACGACGCCATAGCGTTTGCCGGGGTTATTCTGGATCAGCTCGTTCAGTAGCATTTCGAAACTGCTGCGGTTCGGTAGCCCAGTCAGCGGGTAGTGGAGGGCTTGATCCATCAGCTTTAATTCCGCTGAGCGTCGAGCTTCCAGGGCCTTGAATTCGGCGTCTCTGGCGGTGAGTCTATCTTGTCGCTCATGGTAGAGTCGTGAAGCCAAAGCAAGGTTCAGCAATAGGGCTTCCAGAACAGAGCCGATTTGCATGCCATAGGCGGTGAGAAAACTGTTGGGAATGAACCCCATTTTGTTGGCCCCTGTGATCGCGCTGCCCAGAGTCAAAGCTCCCCATGCCATGGTGTAGTAGGACGCTTGCGGGTTGCCTTTGTACCACTGGATAGGCCCGAGAATGGTCAGAAACAGACAGCTGGGAATCGCAAAGGCCACATCCAACCGGATGGCTGTGCTGTAGTCGCCCAACAAACTGAAACCTGCTAAGCCAAAATTCAGCCCGATGACTAGCATCAGGAGCCGGTTTAGGAGCGGACTCGATTGTTTCAGTCTCAAGAAGACGGCAGAAAACATGCAGGAGAAAGCGACCGCAAGTGGCACAACCATCGCCATCGCTACGCTCTGGATGTCGGGGCTGCGAGGCCAAAGGAGTTGGTAAGTGCTGCCGTTCAGGCTGCCAATCAAGATTAGGTAGCCTGATGTTGAAAGTACATATAGCAGGTAGACGGGTTCCCGGAGGGCCAGGAAGACAAACAGGTTGAAACAAATGATGGTTAGCAGGATGCCGTAGTAACCCGCGTGCAACTGAGTTTCAATGGAAGTATGTTCGAAGTAGTGCTGGCGATCCCATAGCTTGAGGGGGATCTGCATCGCGCCTTGAGTCTGAGCTCGAATCAGAATGTTGTACTGACCGTCGGTTTGTAGGCGGAGCGGAAACAGGAAAAACGGGTGCTGAATCACTCTTTCAGAGAACAGCTTTTGATCGCCTGTGCTTTCCTGTTGGATCAGCTTGTCACCATCAAAGACATAAAGATCGATGTAATCGAGGGCGGGGTAGCTGATTTCAACCAGTTGGTCACTGGCGGGTTTGGATACCTTGAACCGCAGCCAAATCTGATCCTCTGTGTAGCCAAAATTGGCTGTGCGTTCCGGCAGTCGCTGCCAGCGACCTGTTTCTAGAATGTCCGAAGCCGTAACCTCGATTTCCGGGGCCAAGCGCACATAATCCATGTCCGGAATATAAGACGAGCTGGCTGCGAATGCTGAAGACAAGGCTGCCAGCATTAACAATAGAATTCCCAAACATTGTGCCGAGTTCAGTAGTTTCACGCGTCGCCGCTCTTATCATTCTTATCGTTCTGCATCGAGTATGAACGCTACAAGGTGGCGGCTCAAGCTGGAATGTGTAGCGATTGACGCCTGATAAATGCCCTTCAGAGTTCTTTTGCCCATTGGCTGGCCCATTCCACTGCTTCAGCTTCCGGCTTAAGTGTTTCCAGAGCATCTATTTTAAGCGTCTCACCTACTTTACGAGCGCAGGTTTCGTAAAGAGCTTCTTCCATCAAATCGCCGGCGCCACAGTAAGTGTCGCCATAAGAGCTGTCGCCGAGCACGATAATGCCGAACGGCCGGCCGGGCTGTTGGGGTAGCTGCTCTTTGAGGTCGACATAGAAAGGCAGAAGATTGGGTGGCAGTTCGCCCTGGCCGGTGGTCGACGTACAGACCAAAAGAGCGTCGTTATTAGTGGTGATGTCGTCAAGGCTGGGCGATTCCAGCACGAATACCTGATGGCCTTCTGGCTCCAGCGTTTCTTTGATGGTTTTGGCCGTTTGAAGTGCGCCGCCATAGACGCTGCCTGTCAGGATGCGGATTGCTGCCATGATCTTGCCTTTATTTGAGAGTGGAGCTTGATGCGTGGCGAGATCATAGCGGTGGTGATGAATGCACTCAAGTCGGAGATACCTGCACTTTATCCTGGCTACGAACGCGGGGGGAGATCCGGTTTCTGCCACTCTCTTTGGCGGTATAAAGCTGCACGTCGGCCTGTTTCAGTAGCTCGTTAATTGAGGTCGCGTTGGAAATTGAACAAACACCGGCACTGAGGGTGACCGGCACCGTCGTTTCATTGTGTGTGAATGCGGTGCTTGCTATCTCGGATCTCAGCCGTTCGGCTAAAGCAAGAGCTTGCAGCAAAGTGGTGTCTGGCAATAACAGCATAAATTCCTCGCCGCCCCAACGGGCCGCCACATCGGTTTGCCGACTGACTCCGTGAGTCACTTTCGCAAAGCGTTGAAGGACTTTATCTCCGGCATCGTGACCGTGGTTGTCGTTGACCTGTTTGAATAAATCCAGATCGATCAGAACGATGGAAAAATGATGTCCAGCCCTCTGGTAGCGCGAAAATTCGGTGTTTAGCCGGTTCAACATCTCCCGGCGGTTGGCCAGGCCGGTCAATTCATCTGTGCGGGCGGCATGTTCGTGCGCCTGTGCAAAGCTGACCAGTTTATTCCGCGCGGACTGACGTGTTGCTTCAAGAACAAAACAAAAAATGGATTCGAAGGTGAGGGTGGCGAAAAAACGAATCTTGAAGTCATTGTTGTAAGTTGCGGTGATGCCGGGCAAGTCGGGAAACTGGAATACGATGAGCGCGGCGAGATAGCAGAACAGCAGAATGGCGGTACCGGCTTTTAGGCTGGTTAGAAAAAACAGTAAAGGTGGCAAGGCATAAAACCAGAGCGGGCCGGTGCTGCTTTCACCGCCGGTGGCGATCAGGTAAGACAGTAAAATGGCGACAAAGGTGAGTAAGCCGGCTTTTTGGGTGTCCCGGTTACCGGTGTGAGCGAACCAGATCATGTTCAGGAAAATTGGTAGGCTGAAAAACCAGAGTATAGCGCCGTGAGTCGTGTTGCCGGAGTACCAGGCCTTGGTGCCAATACCGAATAAAAACAGCAACGCCATCACCGACACACCGGTCAGTAAGCGAGATACTTGTTGCTCTTCATGTTCAGTCGAGAGCGCTTGGCTAAGTGTTAGGTCTTCATGCATTTGTGTTGTACTTATTGACACATTTTTGCCCAGTATGGGCCAAAAGACCTGAAGATTGGAGCGCAACTTGACTACAATGTGAAGGATGACCGGAAACGCACTTTTGTTTCATTTTTGAGGCAAAAATTTTATAGTGCGCGGCCGATGATCTGTCAAACCCATAATGGTTAATAGAGAGCATAGCGCTTATGGCACGTTCCAGCGGTTATCTGGATACCCTTCTTAGCAGCCCAACGACCGAACGGTATCGCGTGGGGTTGAGTTTGCTCTTTTTACTTGGTGTCTGGTTGGTGGTTGGCTCGTTCGCCCATGACCTGCCCAACGGTATGTTATTGATGGCAGCAGCCGTGATTGGTGGTTACATGGCCATTAATATCGGTGCCAACGATGTTGCCAACAATGTAGGGCCGGCAGTAGGCTCCGGTGCGCTATCTTTGGGTGCAGCGGTTATTCTGGCGGCTCTATTCGAAGCAGCGGGCGCACTCATTGCGGGTGGCGATGTGGTTTCGACCATCAAAGGTGGCATCATTGATCCCACATCGCTGGAGGATCCCCGTGCGTTTGTCTGGTTAATGACGGCGGCTCTTTTGGCGGGTGCTCTCTGGTTGAACCTGGCCACCTGGATGGGCGCTCCGGTATCTACGACTCACTCGATTGTTGGTGGTGTTCTGGGTGCGGGTATCGCGGCCGGGGGCTGGCAGATCGCTGACTGGGCGGTGATGGGCAAAATTGCCGCGAGCTGGGTTATCTCCCCGGTCTTGGGTGGCCTGTTGGCGGCGCTGTTTTTGTACGTCATTAATAAAACCGTTCTATACCGCCAGAATCTGGTGTCGTCAGCCCGCACGTTTGTGCCTTGGCTCGTGTCGATTATGGCCTGGGCCTTTACCACGTATCTGATGGTCAAAGGCGTTAAGAAAATTGTAAAGGTCGACATTGTCGATGCGTCGTTGATTGGTCTGGCGGTGGCCGCTGCGGTCTTCTTTGCAATGCGAGGTCTGGTGAGTCGTCGTGCTGCTACCATGGAGAACAGCACAGACGGTGTAAACACTCTGTTCACATGGCCTCTGATCTGTGCCGCAGCCTTGCTCAGCTTTGCGCACGGTGCCAACGACGTGGCCAACGCGATTGGCCCTCTGGCAGCCATTAACGATGCCATTCAAGCCGGCGGCGGCGTGGTAACCTCCGCAAGCATCCCGCTTTGGGTTATGTTGGTCGGTGCTTTGGGGCTTGCCGTTGGTTTAATGTTGTTCGGCCCGCGCTTGATTAAAACCGTGGGTAGCGAGATAACCGAGCTGGATAAAACCCGTGCCTTTTGTATTGCCTTGTCGGCTGCTTTGACGGTTATTCTGGCATCGCAGTTGGGGCTCCCTGTGAGCTCGACCCACATCGCCATCGGTGGTGTGTTTGGGGTCGGCTTCCTTCGGGAATACTTGAAATCCAATTACGCGACCCAGTTGCACAAGATCATTGAAGCGCACGAGCCGGCCGATCAGGAGCGTCTGAAGCCGTTTCTGGATGACTTCCGCAATGCCACATTGGAAGAGATGGAAAGCTTGCTGAAACGCGCTAAAAAGAAGAAGCAGCAGGTACCGCTGTCTAAATCCGAGCGTAAGCGTCTTAAGAAGATCTACAAAGAAGAAATGGTAAAACGCTCTCACCTGACACGGATTGCAGCGGCGTGGATCATCACTGTGCCAGCATCGGCGTTGATGGCAGCCTTCCTGTTCTTCGCACTACGGGGCATGATGGTCTGATCGCTGGCGGGGCTGGTTAGTGCCCCGCGCTTTAGCCATACTATAGACAGTGCGTTTGTGGGGTCGCTTTGTCCCGCAGCTATTTACTTTCGGGAGTTAGGAATGAGTTCATCTGTTGAAAGTCATCAGGCGAAGATAATTGGAGAGCTGAGAGTTTTCATCAAGAAAGTTCTGAGTGATCCAACGATTGCGGTCAAGTCGGTAGATATCGCTCGCAATTATAAAGGCCAAGCCGACGCTGAAGAGTTGATCGCGCGCGAGATCAGCGCCAATACGACGATTCGTATACCGGAAGCCTGGAGTGATGCGGATAAGATGTTTTTAGAGATCCTGCACGAAGTGTTGGATGACGAAGACGCGCTTTACTGATTCCCTTCCCGGTCAGTCCGGAAAAGGCTGTCAGGGTATCGTTCCTGACAGCTTATCGCTTAATGCCTTATCTGATTTTAGCTTGAGCCGGTTTTAGCACGGCGTTCGCCATTTGGTAGAGAATGTCGATCTCGTCCGCAATGCCTTCCGAGTGGGACAGTTCTATCTGTTCTTTGAGAATGTCCTCCAAAATTTCGGGCGTGGTCAGCGGGTTGGCGAGTACTACCCGGAACACAATGCACGGAAAGCGGTAGTAACGTGCGGGTTCCAGTCGGGTCCGGGAAACAAAAGCTTTACCGTGTTCACGCTGGGTTTTCTGAATAAACTTAGTGATTCGGTTCAGGCAGCTGTTCATTTTCTCGGCTTGCAGCTCGTCGGCTACCGCCAACGCTTCTTGGACAATATCGGGACAGTAACGATAGGTCAGGATATTCAGTTCGGGCTCTGTGACCAGTTCGAAGTCTGATTCTGTGGTGATCATGTCCGCGAACAGCTTCGCTTTTTCGATGCCCTGATCGATCAGGATTTCATACCCTTCACGGGCCAAAATTTTCAGGCCGGAATGAATTAGCATGGACATGCCCGGGCGTGAGCCTTCGAGCGTGGTGCTGCCCAAATCACGTGAGCCCTTCCGAATGATGTACTGAGCATGATGCTCGACCGCACTCGCGAGGCTGGGGTCTTTGAACACTACCAGGCCTGCGCCCATCGGTACGTAGAGTTGTTTGTGGGCGTCGAAGGTAACCGAATCGGCTTTTTCGATGCCGCGCAGCAAACCTCTGTAGGTGCGAGAGAACAGTGTTGGCCCGCCCCAGGCCGCATCCACGTGAAAGTGTGCACCGAACTCCCGAGCGATATCAGACATGGCATCAAGGGGATCGACATTGCCGGTTTCGGTGGTGCCAGCAACGCCACAGATCGCCATGACTTTGATTTTTTGCTTTTGCAGTTCAAGGCACTTGTCACGCAGGGCGTCGGTCTGGATACAGTTATTGTCGTCGGTTTCAACAGCAACCAGTGCGTCTCGGCCCAAGCCCAGTACATCGGCCGCTTTACGCAAGGAATAATGTCCGCGCTTTGAAACGACGATGGCGGCGCCTTCGTAGCCGTAGTATTTCAGTGCCCGGAATAACCCTTCTTCGTGTAAGCCGCGGAAGCTGCCCTCGGCCGGGAAGGCGCGGTTGCGGGCGACCCAAAGCGCGGTGAGGTTGGCGACGGTTCCGCCGGAGCACATAGCGCCTAGAGAGTGACGGGGATTGTGCATCCATTTCCGGTAGAAAGAGCCGTCTTGTTCGTACACCAGTCGGTGAATCATCCCCAATACCTGGCGCTCCATTGGCGTGAACGCTTTGGAGGTTTCGGTTTTGACCAGGTTCTGGTTCAGGGCGATCATAATCTTGGACAGCGGCAGCATGAAGTAGGGCAGTGCTGAGGTCATGTGTCCAATGAAAGCCGGGGATGCGGTGTGTACGGAGTTGGCAACCAGTTTGTCGAGTAGAAATTGGGCTTGCTCGGAAACGAAAACGGGCTTTTCCGGGATGGCAGAATCAGCGAAGTTCTTTTCTACCTCAGACAGGTCCCGCTCGACAGCGACGATGTGTTCCTGGAGGAAGCCAGCGAGATTTCGGGAGATGTTCTGGTCGATGCGGCTCAGCGTGGACTCCGGCGCTTCGGGCACCGTAAACACGCGATACATGGCCTCGACTGAGGCTTGGGCGGATTTTTTGTTTCCGGTCATAGAGCCACACACTTTCAGTAATTGTCCGAGGGTTGGTTCCGGAAACCCTGCGGATGAGGGGCCAGGCTAGGCCTGACACATGTACTTCTGACCTGTCTGGTAGTAGGTCATATGTCCCTGAGGGGCCGTAGTATAAGGCTTGATCCGCGTTGACGCTATGCCTTCAGTGCTCGGGGTTCTCTGAGAGTGGGTGAAGTCAGAGTATTTCCCGGTGGATGTCGAGTATCGCGGCGTCGATGCGGTCCTGAATGTCTTTTTCGACTTGGTCGAGGCGTTGGGTAATCTGCTGGGGGGAGTCGCCAAGGGCTGCGATGGTCCAGGTGGCGCAGTCGAGGGCGTCGTGGTCGGCGGTTTCGCTGACGGCTAGGTCGGGTTCTTTACCCCAGATAGCTTTCATGGCAGCGAAGGCTTTGCGTTTGGCTTTTAGGTCTTCGCAGCCGTAGAGCTGGAAGTGCAGGGTAAGTAGGCCTACGTGGGGGGTGATGGTGTGTGGCTGTTGTTTTGGGGTTTTGCCTTCTTTTAATAGCTTTCTCAGGGATTCAGACATTTTGGATTCCGAGTTTCGGTGCATGAACCGGCAAGGAATGGCTTTCCAAAAACCGCTCCTTCGGCACATCCATGTGGCGCTTCTGCTTCGCCATCCATAGCCTCGCACATTTTTGGAAAGCCATCCCTCGCCGGTTCGCGAGCATATTAAGTGGAGTCCCTAGGCAATCCGGATAGACCGGAGGTTTCCTGGAGCCGGTGAAGGAGTCCCGAAATAAGCCCTAGCCTACTATAGGCGTTGCCCGTTTGATAATGGCTGCGGCGTTGGTGCCGGACGGGAGGTTGCCGTAGTTCATGCCACCGTTGTTTTGCAGTCGGGAGGCGCAGAAGGCGTCGGCCACGTTGTGGTTGCCGAAGCGAAGCAGTACGGATGCTTGCATCGCGAGTGCAAGGCGGTCGACGAGGTTTCTAGCGCGGTACTGGAAGTCGCAGATGTCGGAGAAATCGGCTTGCAGTTGGGCCAGAAACTGGTCGAAGCGGCGGTCGGTACCTTTGGCTTCGGCGGCCTCTTTGAAGAAGGCGTCGAGGGTTTCGGGTTCTTTTTGGATCGCGCGAAGGGTGTCCAGGCATTGGACGTTGCCGCTGCCTTCCCAGATGGCGTTGACCGGGGATTCCCGGAACAGCCTGGGCATGATGCAGTCTTCCATTACGCCGCTGCCGCCGATGCATTCCATGGCTTCGTAGGCGTGGTTTGGGGTGCGCTTGCAGATCCAGTATTTGCCGACGGGGGTGGCCAGTCGGGCAAGCAGGCGTTCGTGTTCGTTGTTCTGGTTGTCCAGTGCCCTTGCAACTCGCATGGTGTAGGCGAGGGCGGCTTCGTTTTCGATGGTCAGATCGGCCAGCACGTTTTGCATCAGGGGCTGGTCGCTCAGGCGGGCTCCGAAGGCACTGCGATTGTGGCAGTGGTGGGCGGCTTGAGCGACGGCTTGGCGCATGCCGGCAGAGCTGCCGATCATGCAGTCGAAGCGGGTCATGGCAACCATTTCGATGATGGTTGGTACGCCGCGGCCTTCTTCGCCGACCATCCAGGCCATGGCTCCGCGCAGTTCAACCTCGCTGGAGGCGTTGGCGACGTTGCCCATTTTGTTTTTCAGCTGTTGAATTTGCCACGGGTTTTTGCTGCCGTCGGGGCGCCACCGGGGCATCAGGAAGCAAGACAGGCCGTTGGTGGTTTGGGCGAGTACCAAGAAGGCATCGCACATGGGAGCAGAGACAAACCATTTGTGGCCCACCAGTTCGTAAGCTCGTCCGGGGCCTTCGGTGCCGATTGGGTAAGCGCGAGTGGTGTTGGCGCGTACGTCGCTGCCGCCTTGTTTTTCGGTCATCGCCATGCCGATGGTGACGGCGGTTTTCTCGCGGTCGGGCAGGTTACGGCCGTCGTAGGCGTTGGTCAGAATTTTGGGTTCCCAAAGCTTCGCCAGTTCCGGTTGTTTGCGGATCGACGGGATTGCGGCGAAGGTCATGGTGATGGGGCAGCAGTGTGCGGCTTCTACTTGCGAGTGCATGTAGTATTTTGCGGCCCGGGCTACGTGGGCCCCTTGGCCGGGGTTGGCCCAAGGTGAGCTGTGCAAGCCGTTTTCCAATGCTGCGGTCATCAGTTCGTGGT is part of the Marinobacter sp. JH2 genome and encodes:
- a CDS encoding FAD-dependent oxidoreductase, whose protein sequence is MSHPAPIVIVGTGLAGYSLVKELRKLDKETPVIMITADDGVSYSKPMLSTGFTKGKDADGLAQAETAAMSEQLNVTVRTYSTVTGIDTESHELILGDERLRYGKLVLAWGADVVRLGIEGDGQEHIHSINDLVDYRAFRNALHGGKRVAIMGAGLIGCEFANDLRNGGYEVDVIAPDANVMPSLLPEAAAKAVQHELTELGARFHLGTVVDRVDRQEQGVSLTLGNGVQLDADLVVSAVGLRPRVELAKAAGLNVGRGITVNRALETSAPDVFALGDCAEVDGQVLLYVLPLMASARALAKTLTDQRTEVRYGTMPIMIKTPCCPTAVCPPPKGAEGEWQVEQEGSDVKAVFKAASGDILGFAVTGRFAVEKQALSKQVPPIHQE
- a CDS encoding acyl-CoA thioesterase II, which translates into the protein MLEVTKKLVELLDLSPIGDDHFQGDSEDLGFPHVFGGQVLGQALMAASRTVEDRLCHSLHAYFLRPGNHRMPIDYEVQRVRDGGSFAVRRVIARQDGKEILTGSMSFQTAEEGLSHQFEVPDAPAPETLRSEQDLGKMIADKVPEKIRGMLSRDRPIEIRPVNPDNPFDPQKRPPYRQNWFRTAGPLPNDPVLHRCLLTYASDFSFLGTSMAPHGRSFMNKNMQVASLDHSIWFHRDFRMDEWLLYDKDSPSSSGGRGFNRGNFYTRDGVLVASTTQEALIRERQG
- a CDS encoding EAL domain-containing protein; this encodes MKLLNSAQCLGILLLMLAALSSAFAASSSYIPDMDYVRLAPEIEVTASDILETGRWQRLPERTANFGYTEDQIWLRFKVSKPASDQLVEISYPALDYIDLYVFDGDKLIQQESTGDQKLFSERVIQHPFFLFPLRLQTDGQYNILIRAQTQGAMQIPLKLWDRQHYFEHTSIETQLHAGYYGILLTIICFNLFVFLALREPVYLLYVLSTSGYLILIGSLNGSTYQLLWPRSPDIQSVAMAMVVPLAVAFSCMFSAVFLRLKQSSPLLNRLLMLVIGLNFGLAGFSLLGDYSTAIRLDVAFAIPSCLFLTILGPIQWYKGNPQASYYTMAWGALTLGSAITGANKMGFIPNSFLTAYGMQIGSVLEALLLNLALASRLYHERQDRLTARDAEFKALEARRSAELKLMDQALHYPLTGLPNRSSFEMLLNELIQNNPGKRYGVVLLHLNNLDPVTKTLGHRNTDAILMRASKHFNAVAREVPGAQIIETSSTTDFYLAHFDPQTFACIVDADQTAATQRKLIQSLDEVRWPVEFLGMEVPLEPRLGIAVHPENGNDANTLIRRAAIAEGSGRAIERGLAFYKPSRDSYSADRLTLVSELRHAIDNNELALYLQPKLALKTREIIGFEALLRWRGREQSVFADEIIAVAEQSGLIKPLTRWVILEALNMRERLVELGNQVSIAVNISPNNLREPDFALFVRQQMKHCPSHLGSIIFEVTETSMMQDPANSLKALNSLNQAGIPLSIDDFGSGYSSLSYIKQLPAKEIKIDRSLITDLSDRKEDRVIVQTTINMCHSLGYTVVAEGVEDEATLNLLSDMGCDQIQGYFLNRPLPFEEVIEWLADQPCRSRISAS
- a CDS encoding flavodoxin domain-containing protein, whose amino-acid sequence is MAAIRILTGSVYGGALQTAKTIKETLEPEGHQVFVLESPSLDDITTNNDALLVCTSTTGQGELPPNLLPFYVDLKEQLPQQPGRPFGIIVLGDSSYGDTYCGAGDLMEEALYETCARKVGETLKIDALETLKPEAEAVEWASQWAKEL
- a CDS encoding diguanylate cyclase codes for the protein MHEDLTLSQALSTEHEEQQVSRLLTGVSVMALLFLFGIGTKAWYSGNTTHGAILWFFSLPIFLNMIWFAHTGNRDTQKAGLLTFVAILLSYLIATGGESSTGPLWFYALPPLLFFLTSLKAGTAILLFCYLAALIVFQFPDLPGITATYNNDFKIRFFATLTFESIFCFVLEATRQSARNKLVSFAQAHEHAARTDELTGLANRREMLNRLNTEFSRYQRAGHHFSIVLIDLDLFKQVNDNHGHDAGDKVLQRFAKVTHGVSRQTDVAARWGGEEFMLLLPDTTLLQALALAERLRSEIASTAFTHNETTVPVTLSAGVCSISNATSINELLKQADVQLYTAKESGRNRISPRVRSQDKVQVSPT
- a CDS encoding inorganic phosphate transporter; translated protein: MARSSGYLDTLLSSPTTERYRVGLSLLFLLGVWLVVGSFAHDLPNGMLLMAAAVIGGYMAINIGANDVANNVGPAVGSGALSLGAAVILAALFEAAGALIAGGDVVSTIKGGIIDPTSLEDPRAFVWLMTAALLAGALWLNLATWMGAPVSTTHSIVGGVLGAGIAAGGWQIADWAVMGKIAASWVISPVLGGLLAALFLYVINKTVLYRQNLVSSARTFVPWLVSIMAWAFTTYLMVKGVKKIVKVDIVDASLIGLAVAAAVFFAMRGLVSRRAATMENSTDGVNTLFTWPLICAAALLSFAHGANDVANAIGPLAAINDAIQAGGGVVTSASIPLWVMLVGALGLAVGLMLFGPRLIKTVGSEITELDKTRAFCIALSAALTVILASQLGLPVSSTHIAIGGVFGVGFLREYLKSNYATQLHKIIEAHEPADQERLKPFLDDFRNATLEEMESLLKRAKKKKQQVPLSKSERKRLKKIYKEEMVKRSHLTRIAAAWIITVPASALMAAFLFFALRGMMV
- the panP gene encoding putative pyridoxal-dependent aspartate 1-decarboxylase, with product MTGNKKSAQASVEAMYRVFTVPEAPESTLSRIDQNISRNLAGFLQEHIVAVERDLSEVEKNFADSAIPEKPVFVSEQAQFLLDKLVANSVHTASPAFIGHMTSALPYFMLPLSKIMIALNQNLVKTETSKAFTPMERQVLGMIHRLVYEQDGSFYRKWMHNPRHSLGAMCSGGTVANLTALWVARNRAFPAEGSFRGLHEEGLFRALKYYGYEGAAIVVSKRGHYSLRKAADVLGLGRDALVAVETDDNNCIQTDALRDKCLELQKQKIKVMAICGVAGTTETGNVDPLDAMSDIAREFGAHFHVDAAWGGPTLFSRTYRGLLRGIEKADSVTFDAHKQLYVPMGAGLVVFKDPSLASAVEHHAQYIIRKGSRDLGSTTLEGSRPGMSMLIHSGLKILAREGYEILIDQGIEKAKLFADMITTESDFELVTEPELNILTYRYCPDIVQEALAVADELQAEKMNSCLNRITKFIQKTQREHGKAFVSRTRLEPARYYRFPCIVFRVVLANPLTTPEILEDILKEQIELSHSEGIADEIDILYQMANAVLKPAQAKIR